The stretch of DNA ACTACGAAAGAATGCAGAATAGTGGTTATTTGTACACAATTTTGCCGCAATTACGGAAAATTTATGGCGATGACAGTCCTGAGTTAAGAGAAATGATGAAAACGCATATGCAGTTCTTCAATACTTCTAACTTCTTTAACACAATTATTACAGGAATTGACCTTGCAGTTGAGGAAAATGAAGGAATTAAGGGCAAGGATACGGTTACAGGTATGAAGGTCGGCTTGATGGGCTCGTTTGCCGCAATTGGTGACTCAATTTTTGCGTCACTAATTCCAACAATTTTTGGTGCCTTAGCTGCTTCAATGGCCCACGAAGGTAATCCAATTGGAGTTATTATTTGGGTAGTTGCCTCCCTATTAATCTGTGTCTTTCGTTGGAAGCAATTGCACTTTGCCTATAAAGAAGGGGTATCTTTGGTTACAGATATGCGTGATCAATTAAATGCCTTAACTGATTCAGCTACTGTAATGGGGGTATTCATGGTTGGTGCGTTAGTTGCCACGATGGTTAACATTAAGTTTGGCGTACCAAAAATTGGTCAAGTTTCGATGAATATTCAAAATAATTTGGATATGATTATTCCTAAATTGTTGCCAGCTGCTGTAGTCGCCTTTGTTTATTGGTTACTTGGTAAGAAGGGTATGACTTCAACTAAGGCAATTTTGATTGTACTAGTTTTGTGTATTGTTCTTGGCGGTACTGGTATTATCGCTAAAGTTTAGTAATTGGAGAAAGAACTTTTAATGGCAGAGAAAGAATTAATTTTAATTAGTCATGGTACGATGGCTACAGGCCTAAAGGATAGTGCAGAGTTAATTATGGGTGAACAAGAACATGTTCATTCCGTGTGTTTATTGCCTGATGAAAGTCCAGACGATTTTAAGAAAAAGTTTACCGAAGCAATTGCAGGAATGAACATTAGCGATATTACTGTTTTTGCCGATTTAATGGGTGGTACGCCAGCTAATGTCGTCAGCCAAATGATTATGGGTGGACAAAAGCTGCAATTAATATCAGGCATGAACTTGCCATTAGTTATTGAATGGCTTAACAGTCAAATGAATGGTAATGACTCTGATTATATTACTGCTGGCAAAGCGGGCATGGTTAATATTACCGAAATGCTCGCTAACATGAAGAAATAAAATATTTATTACATAAAAACACCGTAAGATGATTAATCTTACGGTGTTTTGCTATCTGAAATCCAACTAACTTTAATCAAATATTAGTTGGATGGTTTCTAACGGCTTGAGTTCTTCGTTAATAATAGCAATGCCATCTTTAATATTTATTGGTACTTGCTTTGCACTGACTGTTTTGCCTTGTTGACGAATAATTGTGGCATGAGTATTGCTTAGCGGCTTACTAAGGTGCCACCGAATTTGGTGATAGGCATCTAAAGTAAAGTTTGCCAGCCAAGCAAGATGACCGTCATTTTGAATATTTAATTTAACATTAGGCATGGCAATTAAGTAGTCAATTGAGACGATACTAGCTAGCATTTGCTGCAAAAGGCCTTGTTTATAAGTTGTAAATTGTGCTTCCCAACCGTGTTTGGGGTCCTGATCAATTGGCAGTACGATAATGTGCTGATCAATTACTGCCATCATATTACCCAATTCCTTATCAGTTGAGTTATATGCTTTAGACCAAACGACAACATCACTATTTTCATCGTAATCAAGCTTTAGGTAATTACCGGTATGCTGCAACATCGTAATACGAGGATTCTGTACACCGTCAACAATGCAGCCATCTGCTTGTTCAAATGATTGATATGCTGAACGAACCTTGTGCCATTCAGCTTGTTTGATATGCAGCAGGTCACCTAATCCACGTTCAACTAGTACATTAATGCTTTCACCATCAAGAATCACCGTATTATTTTGAATTAGGTTGGTGATTCTTTGATTAGAGAAATTGCGTAGCAGCTGTCCAGCAATTGCAATGATTTGATTGTGCAGTTGAGTTTGATTATTGACTGGCAGAATGGTAGTTGCAAACCCAAAGGAAGATAGGAGACTGGCCCAATTTTTTTCATGAGGTAGTAATTCTTCGCTCGCAACACCGTTAGTAGTATGGATACTGTAACTAGAGTCTTGGTCGACTAGAATTTTAATACCCCTCAGATGTTCAACATGTAACCTATTTTCTAATAATTTGCTGGCAAAAGGTTTGATTTCAGCTAGTGCTTCTGCATAATGCCATGAATCATTGATGCCATTGCCCATCATATCAAAGAGATTTAATAAAATTCCTTTGCTGCTGACTAGAGCAGTAGTGATTATTTGAAATTTGATAAAAGACAACGACTTGACCAGTGGCGAAAACATATAATTTTCAAGTTCAGGATATAGCTCTGTATTTTCTCCTAAATAACTAGCTGTAACACGGGTATATTCCTCAAATGCCCGTCCATATTTTAAAGGTGCGACTTCGTTATATGCTGGTAAATGCGGTCTAGCTACTTGGGGATGACCATCTCCTGCTTGTGCAGCAAATAATTTTTGCCAGTCGCGACCTTCGATGGCATGCCAATCAGGAAACGACGTCATCTGTGCAAGGTCAGTTTCAGGACTGACTTGGTGTACAGCGTGTTCAATTAAATGTTCATTTTCAATCATCTCTTGCCGAGCTTGATCAAGGTAAATTTTGCGTTCAGGAAGTGGCTTGCCGGGTTTGAGCATATTTTTAACAAAGGTTGCCCGCAATTCAGCTTTGCCTAATTTTTGTTGGTAAAGCTTCATATGGTAATCACAAAAACACATTAATTTTAGTGGGGTATGATTATAATGGCGGAAGTCATCTTCAAGCCATAATCGGCGGGGATGAATACTAGCATATTGAGCATAAGTTTCTGTAATATATTTACGCCAAGTTGGATCTGCTGGACAAGCCATATCTTTTGCTTGGTGACCGTTAAGATCGATGAAAGTTCGAAAACCGATTTTTGGATTGATACTAAAGCCGCGATCTGAATGCATGATGGTAGTCCATGGATTCAAGCTGGTAGTTACACCGATTTCTTGTAATTTTTTTTGCAGGGGTTTAATTGCATCTAGCCACACTTGAGTTTCTTCAGCAGTTAGGTGGCTGTGATTTAACTCTTCACCATTAATGAAGAAAGCTACATCATCTATTTTGCCTTTTTTAACAAAATTAAGTAATTTTTGGTCTTTTGCAGGTGTGTTTGTCCGTGGATCAAGCATATATCTTAGAGTATAAATAAACGCCATAGTGTTCTCCTAATTAATCTGCTAAATGATTAAATATTTATAGCTAAATTTTAGCATAAAATTATTGATAATTTTTGTAATTAAACATAGTAAAAATAAAGATATATGGGTGGACCGTTTTATTTATAAAAGCTATTTATTAAATAACACGTGTAATGTATAATCTGCTTATAAAGCGCTTTCTTTGTAAAAAATAAATATTTATAAAAAGCTAGGAGGTTTACTTATGTCTAGCAGAAATAATTTATTGGAAAGGAAGAAGAGCAGTAGTGATCAAATTGTGAGATGGTCATTACGTCGCTTAAGTACGGGAGCCGCTTCGATTGCCGTTGCTTGCGGTTTTATTTTTGGTGTAATGCAAGCACCACAAGAGGTCTCGGCCAAAACAATTAGTACCACTAAAGTAGGAAAAACCAAGAAGTCTAAATATGTGGTTGAACCAAAGTCGCAATTGAAACGGAAAAAACACTTAGTGACTACTAAGACGAATAAAGTGGTTCAGCCTAAGCAATCTCAAGAACAAGGTGTGGCTGAACAAACTGAAACAACAACTAATGATTCTAATACTGCTGTTACATCTGGAATCGAAAATGTGGTCAAGCAAGACAAGTATTTTGAAGTCACTTATAAGAACGGTCAAGTTGCTAGATTGTACATGTTGAATGACAAGACTTTCCGTTATTATATTGATCCTGATAAGAAATATGATGAACCAGAACAATCTCAAAAAGGATTGAATGCCAAAATCTTGGCAGATGAAGTAGATCCCAAAGGAACGGGTGGTCTGGCAGACACTGCAGTAACTCAGAATAATGACGGTTGGACACTAGCAAATAGCGCAATTTCAATTAATTTTGATAAAGCTGCTGGTACAATGAGTGTTGCTAAGAATGGCAAGACTGTTTTACAAGAAGCTAAACAAGTTGAAGTTGGATCAGGAAGGTCCAGTCAAACTCTTAAAGATGACGGTAAAACGCGTTATTACGGTGGTGGTACCCAGAATGGTAAGTTTAATTTGGACAAGGAAAATGTCAAAATTGCAAATACAAACAATTGGGTAGACAAGGGTGTGTCTTCACCAAACCCATTTTATTGGTCAACCAAAGGTTATGGTGTTGTGCGTTATACTTTCAAACCTGGAAATTATGACTTTGACAGTGAAGGCAACGGTGACATCATTACAACTCACAATGAAGATCGGTTTGATGCAATTTACTTTTTTGATGACTCACCATATGATCTAATTCATGATTATCAAGAATTAACTGGCTTGCCAGCATTAACTCCAATTTATGGCTTTTATGAAGCACATTTAAACGCTTATAACCGTGATTATTGGGTTAAGATGCCTAAAGGGACTAGTGGCGCTATTAAATATCCAGATGGAAACTATTATGTAGAATATCAGCCAAGTGCTTTACCAAGTGATAAGAAAGACTCGGCGATTCGTGAAACTTTGAATGGTGATAAGGGAGAAAATGATCCTAGCTACCAGTTCAGCGCGCGGGCAGTAATTGACCAATATCTTAAACACGACATGCCATTAGGCTGGTTCTTACCAAATGACGGCTATGGTGCTGGCTACGGTCAAACTGATACTTTAGCTGGTAATTTAGAGAATCTGAAGAACTTTATCGAATATGCCAATTCTAAGGGAATTCAAGTGGGTTTGTGGACCCAGCAGAACTTGTCACCAGCTGATCCTAATAACCCTAAGCCGTCAGACCGTGACTTTGAAAAAGAAGTTGAAAATGGTGTTGTTGCCTTAAAGACTGACGTTGCCTGGGTTGGTAACGGTTATTCATTTGGTCTAAATGCCACTCAGACTGCTGCTAACATGATTAAGAATATTAAAGGCGATACTTTAAGACCATTTATTATCTCTCTTGATGGTTGGGCAGGAACCCAAAACACAGCTGCAGTTTGGACAGGCGATGAGACTGGTGGTGACTGGGAATACATTCGCTTCCAGATTCCTACTTACATTGGCGAAGGTCTTTCCGGCCAGCCTAACTCAGCTTCTGATATGGATGGTATTTTTGGTGGTAATAACCCAATTATTAATGCCCGTGAATATGAGTGGAAGGCTTTCACGCCAATTCAATTGAACATGGATGGCTGGGGTTATAATCCCAAGAACCCGTATGCTTTTGATGATACTAATCCTGAAGTAACCAAGATTAACCGAGCTTACCTGAAACAAAAGACGATGTTAATGCCGTATATTTACACGATGGCACATGACGCAACTGCCAGCGGTAAGCCAATGGTACGGGCAATGTTCTTAGATTATCCAGATATCCCTGAAGCATATACTGACCTAGTTAAGTATCAATACATGTGGGGTGACAACTTCTTAGTTGCGCCAATTTATCAAAATACCAAGATGGCTGCTAACGGTGATGATATTCGTAATGGCATCTATTTGCCTGATAAAAATCAAATTTGGATTGATTACTATACTGGTAAAGAATATCAAGGCGGTCAAGTAATTAATAACTATACCGCACCATTATGGAAACTGCCATTGTTTGTTAAGGCAGGCGCAATTGTCCCAACCGCTGCGGCAACGAATACTCCTAAAGACTATTTAGCAGGAAGAAATGCCCGTCAATTTGAGATCTATCCAAGTGGTACCACAGAAGCTAGTGTCTATGAAGATGATGGTATTTCAGCACAATACAAGTCAGACAAGAGTGCCGAAACAGAAGTAAAGAGCAGCTTGGATGGAGATAAATTAACGGTAACAGTTTCGCCAACCAAGGGTAGTTACGACGGAATTGACACTAAGAGAACTACTGAATTTAACATTAGAACTAAGAAAGCTCCAAGTGAAGTTAAAGCAACAGTTGGCGGTAAGGAAGTCACCTTACGCGAGGCAACAGACTTGGCAGACTACGAGAAGTCAAGCAATGTTTACTATTATGATGATGCATATTTAACTAATCCATATTTGAAGGAAGTAGGAAGCGGCTTAGAGCAGAGCTTCTTGCGAGTCAAACTAGGGCAAACAGATGTAAGGCAAAATGGCATTGAACTGCGGATTAGCGGTGTTGATGAAACGCCAAATATTAGCAATGGTATTCCTGGTGAAAGTACTGAAGTAAAAGTACCTGCTAATATTGTTGAAGACAAGACGACAACTACTCCAACAACAGTAGGAATTAAATGGGATTCTGTAGATGGTGCTAAAAGTTATAACATTAAGGCTGATGATGTTATCTATACTGGTATTCCAGATACTAGCTTTGTTTTAAAAGAACTAAAACCTAATACTACACATACATTCCAAGTTCAGACTGTTACAGCAACTGGAGTATCGCCTTGGAGTGAAGAACAGAGTTTTTCATCTGCAGAAGATCCATTGAAAGATGCGGTTAAGATTACATATCAAAGTACTACAACTGATATTGGTACAACTGATAAAGATATTTGGCAATCTGGTTGTCCCGTTAAAAATTTATTTGATCAGGACTTATCAACTTTGGCGCACACTAATTGGTACCCACCAACAGGAAAGAATGTTACTCCAATTACCATCAGCACTAAGTTAGATGGTATTACGGATCTAGATAAATTAGTATATGTGCCAAGAGATAATGGTGGTAATGGTAATATTTCGGCTATTGAAGTGTCAACAAGTATTGATGGCCTTCATTGGAATAAGATCACCGCTAGCGCTTCAGGTTGGCAATGGGACAATACTAAAAAAGTACTGAAATTTGCTCCAGGAACAAAAGCATATTATGTTAAATTTACTATTCCTAATGGTGCCACTAGAGGCAATTACTTCTCTGGACAAGAACTTTTACTATATAAGAAGCCTAATTCTGTAGTTTCAGTCCCTGGTGATTTTAATAACGACGGTGTTATTAATGACAATGATCAAACATTTTTATTGAATTATATAGGCGAAACTAAGTATGCCGATAATGACTTTACTGGCTATGTTGAAAATGCTGATTTAAATCAAAATGGTCGAATAGATGCTTTTGACATTAATTACACAATGAGTAAATTAGGCGGAGGAGCACATTTTGCTTCAGACGGCTATGTCATTCCATCAGGCAATATGACGATAAAAACTGATAAGAGCAAGTATAAGAAAGGTGATACGATTACAGTTACTGTACTCGGTAACAAGTTAAGTCACGTTAATGCTTTATCAGCAAGATTACCATATGATAAAGATGAACTAAGTTTTGAAAGTATAACATCTGGCGATTTAACTAATGGAATGGTTAGTTTCGCTAAGGATAAAACTCATTCGGATGGTAATAGTGATGTTAACGTAGTATACAGTAATAAGGGAGAAGCTCCGAGAATAAATATCGGTAATAATTTTGGAATTATTGCAACAATTCAGTTCAAAGCTCTAAAACCTATAA from Lactobacillus sp. ESL0785 encodes:
- a CDS encoding PTS system mannose/fructose/sorbose family transporter subunit IID — protein: MTNSKPRYKLTDKDFNQINRRSLFGYQLGWNYERMQNSGYLYTILPQLRKIYGDDSPELREMMKTHMQFFNTSNFFNTIITGIDLAVEENEGIKGKDTVTGMKVGLMGSFAAIGDSIFASLIPTIFGALAASMAHEGNPIGVIIWVVASLLICVFRWKQLHFAYKEGVSLVTDMRDQLNALTDSATVMGVFMVGALVATMVNIKFGVPKIGQVSMNIQNNLDMIIPKLLPAAVVAFVYWLLGKKGMTSTKAILIVLVLCIVLGGTGIIAKV
- a CDS encoding Rib/alpha-like domain-containing protein: MSSRNNLLERKKSSSDQIVRWSLRRLSTGAASIAVACGFIFGVMQAPQEVSAKTISTTKVGKTKKSKYVVEPKSQLKRKKHLVTTKTNKVVQPKQSQEQGVAEQTETTTNDSNTAVTSGIENVVKQDKYFEVTYKNGQVARLYMLNDKTFRYYIDPDKKYDEPEQSQKGLNAKILADEVDPKGTGGLADTAVTQNNDGWTLANSAISINFDKAAGTMSVAKNGKTVLQEAKQVEVGSGRSSQTLKDDGKTRYYGGGTQNGKFNLDKENVKIANTNNWVDKGVSSPNPFYWSTKGYGVVRYTFKPGNYDFDSEGNGDIITTHNEDRFDAIYFFDDSPYDLIHDYQELTGLPALTPIYGFYEAHLNAYNRDYWVKMPKGTSGAIKYPDGNYYVEYQPSALPSDKKDSAIRETLNGDKGENDPSYQFSARAVIDQYLKHDMPLGWFLPNDGYGAGYGQTDTLAGNLENLKNFIEYANSKGIQVGLWTQQNLSPADPNNPKPSDRDFEKEVENGVVALKTDVAWVGNGYSFGLNATQTAANMIKNIKGDTLRPFIISLDGWAGTQNTAAVWTGDETGGDWEYIRFQIPTYIGEGLSGQPNSASDMDGIFGGNNPIINAREYEWKAFTPIQLNMDGWGYNPKNPYAFDDTNPEVTKINRAYLKQKTMLMPYIYTMAHDATASGKPMVRAMFLDYPDIPEAYTDLVKYQYMWGDNFLVAPIYQNTKMAANGDDIRNGIYLPDKNQIWIDYYTGKEYQGGQVINNYTAPLWKLPLFVKAGAIVPTAAATNTPKDYLAGRNARQFEIYPSGTTEASVYEDDGISAQYKSDKSAETEVKSSLDGDKLTVTVSPTKGSYDGIDTKRTTEFNIRTKKAPSEVKATVGGKEVTLREATDLADYEKSSNVYYYDDAYLTNPYLKEVGSGLEQSFLRVKLGQTDVRQNGIELRISGVDETPNISNGIPGESTEVKVPANIVEDKTTTTPTTVGIKWDSVDGAKSYNIKADDVIYTGIPDTSFVLKELKPNTTHTFQVQTVTATGVSPWSEEQSFSSAEDPLKDAVKITYQSTTTDIGTTDKDIWQSGCPVKNLFDQDLSTLAHTNWYPPTGKNVTPITISTKLDGITDLDKLVYVPRDNGGNGNISAIEVSTSIDGLHWNKITASASGWQWDNTKKVLKFAPGTKAYYVKFTIPNGATRGNYFSGQELLLYKKPNSVVSVPGDFNNDGVINDNDQTFLLNYIGETKYADNDFTGYVENADLNQNGRIDAFDINYTMSKLGGGAHFASDGYVIPSGNMTIKTDKSKYKKGDTITVTVLGNKLSHVNALSARLPYDKDELSFESITSGDLTNGMVSFAKDKTHSDGNSDVNVVYSNKGEAPRINIGNNFGIIATIQFKALKPINCHSISFKLDQQLLANQFALEYEPEDSNTVSVEVNSETDAETNTPSGRDVTVKVNEKLPDADSAIINAKDLPAGTKYNWSKEPDVSKVGDTTGEVTITYPDGSTTKVTVVVHVKAAPTDAETNTPSGRDVTVKVNEKLPDADSAIINAKDLPAGTKYNWSKEPDVSKVGDTTGEVTITYPDGSTTKVTVVVHVKAAPTDAETNTPSGRDVTVKVNEKLPDADSAIINAKDLPAGTKYNWSKEPDVSKVGDTTGEVTITYPDGSTTKVTVVVHVKAAPTDAETNTPSGRDVTVKVNEKLPDADSAIINAKDLPAGTKYNWSKEPDVSKVGDTTGEVTITYPDGSTTKVTVVVHVKAAPTDAETNTPNGRDVTVKVNEKLPDADSAIINAKDLPAGTKYNWSKVPDVSKVGDTTGEITITYPDGSTTKVTVVVHVKAVPGNEVISVPSNNLPSNVNSDKDKNNLPDKDKQVTKKKIMHNVYLYDGNGKRITGQPVLKVGTIIEIQGIKTINAQKFYDLGNGTYVAAGNIDGKLRKLKHNSFIYNKRGKKVGHKILRRKKQIITYGSSVTIKGKKYYIIDKNRFVKANNFS
- a CDS encoding PTS sugar transporter subunit IIA gives rise to the protein MAEKELILISHGTMATGLKDSAELIMGEQEHVHSVCLLPDESPDDFKKKFTEAIAGMNISDITVFADLMGGTPANVVSQMIMGGQKLQLISGMNLPLVIEWLNSQMNGNDSDYITAGKAGMVNITEMLANMKK